One part of the Aquila chrysaetos chrysaetos chromosome 26, bAquChr1.4, whole genome shotgun sequence genome encodes these proteins:
- the IFNG gene encoding interferon gamma, translating into MTCQTYSLLVLSVIMIYFGRFGNSLILAQLQGDIDQLKADFNSSHSDVADGGPIFTDKLINWTERNEKRIILSQIVSMYLEMLEKTAEKKAHTRHIVEELYTLKASLPDGLQKVKDLMDLSKVQMSDLRIQRKAANELFSVLQKLVETSTSLKRKRSQSQRRCKC; encoded by the exons ATGACTTGCCAGACCTACAGCTTGCTTGTTCTGTCTGTCATCATGATTTATTTTGGACGTTTTGGAAATAGCTTAATTCTTGCCCAACTTCAAGGTGATATAGACCAACTGAAAGCTGACTTT AACTCAAGTCATTCAGACGTAGCTGACGGTGGACCTATTTTTACAGATAAACTGATAAACTGGACAGAG agaaatgaaaaaaggatCATCCTGAGCCAGATTGTTTCCATGTACTTGGAAATGCTTGAAAAAACTGCCGAGAAAAAGGCGCACACCAGGCATATAGTCGAGGAGCTCTATACTCTGAAAGCAAGCCTTCCTGATGGCTTACAGAAGGTGAAAGACCTCATGGACCTCTCAAAGGTTCAG ATGAGCGACCTGAGAATTCAACGCAAAGCTGCGAACGAGCTGTTCAGCGTCTTACAAAAACTGGTGGAGACTTCAACTTctctcaaaaggaaaaggagccaGTCTCAGAGGAGGTGCAAATGCTAA